The sequence below is a genomic window from Synechococcus sp. PCC 7335.
CTATTTACTGTAGTCTATTTGCCGTAATCTATCTACAAAGCTGTCCCACAAAGCTGTCGGAGCGATCAATTTGTTCACCTTGATTGCGCACTTGTAGCCGCTAGAACCTTTATGTAGAGCAGACTGATATTGAGCGGGCTAGGCAACGTGAAGCGTCGAATGCAATCCGACGTTACTCCATCTCTATCTATAGAGCTTAGTGTTCGAAACCTAGCGTTCAACGCTAATTACGCTCACCGGTGACAACAAAGCTAACTCTTCTACCAACATTAGTGGCATGATCAGCGATGCGTTCTAGGGCACGAATCACTAACACTAGCAGGACAATTGGTTCTACGGAACCTACTACAAACGGTGTACTGACTAGCTGCTGATATAGTCGTTCGTAGTCGTCATCAACGATATCGTCCTTGCGCTTGAGTTCCGTACCTGCTTCTGAGTCGAGTTCTGAGAGCGATCGCAAGCATAGTGCCACCATAGAGCGGCATCTATCTAACATGACGCCAATTTGATGCATGGACTCATGAGCAGGGTATGGAAACAGCTTGATCGCAGAATTTCCAATACTTTTGCTATAGTCTCCGATTCTCTCTAAGTCGCGTACTATCTGCATAAACGCGCTGACTAGCCGTAGGTCTTGTGTGACTGGCGCCTCTAAATTCAGGAGATTTGTGCAATCTACTTCAATCTGGCGATAGAGAGCATCGATCTCTCTATCCTGGATAGGAAGTCGTTTGGCGGCGTCCAGGTTGCGATCACATAAGGCCTCTTTGGCTAGAAAGCAAGAATTTTCAACCAGTGCGCCCATCTTTAGAACTTCTCGCTGCACTCGAATAATTTTACGATCTAGGCTAGAGCGACTAATAAAGGGTGTTGTCTTGGGTATAGGCTGATCGAAATCAGCCACCGTGGGGCTACTTTCCTGTGTGTTCCCAGGGCTAATCGCACTGCTCTTATTGAGAGTATCTTCGTCGTCAAAGTTGTTGGTTCGACTAAGACTGTTTTCGATCACCATAGAAGAAGGCCTTTTATTAGCCGTCAGCCGGCTTTGATTATCAGCGTTTGAAAAAACAGCACCTGTAGGAAGAGAAGTGGAAAAATAATCTTTCATGATAGAGGGTGGTGCTAACTTGAATTTTTGTTAAAAGGGAAGGATTTATAACTAACCTATGGATGAAGTTTCTATCGCTAGATCGCAGAATGTAGCAGAGACATGAGCTTGCATGAGTTGCAGTCATCGGACTTTCATGTTTGCCTATTCGCTTGTTTTATGCTTCGCGTTGGGTTCTAGTGTAGTCTTTTCTTACTAGACTTTTCATACTAGATATAGTGGGAATATAGCGGGGCCTTGCATAGAGGCTGTTGTTCAGACAACACGTCGTCTAAGATGACATCAGTGTCTAAGATGACATTAGTCCATTAAAGGATGCTCAGAAGAATACTCAGAGTCAGAAGAGAAAGAGCCACAGTAAAAAGATGCGGTCCAACCAGGCGGGTGTGTAACAGTTAGTAAACAATGAGGCTGTCTACACGCCACTTTAGGAAACAATCGTAGAAGTATTACCTTATTTTTAGGAAAGAAGGATAGTAATCACTATGGCATTATCTGACTCTCAGATCTTTTTGGCACTCGCTCTAGCACTCATTCCTGGATTTCTAGCATTACGTTTGGCGACTGAACTTTATAAGTAGTCTTCCTGCCACAGGGCTGTCAGCCTGTAAACAAGCTCACTGAACTTGGCATACGGCCATATTTACCAGTGACTGTGAGGTTAGAGTATATGGTCTTTGGGTTTCTGCTCATATACTCCAGATAGGATACTCAGATAGGTCACCTAGGCAGGTTGACTAAGGTAGCTCATGTAAAATCTACCAGCTTAATAACGTGGATATAGCCTGAACGCATAACTCCCCTCTAGTAGCTGCAATGAAGTTACCAGAGGGGAGTTTTCTGCTATTGCTATTCAGGCTACTCGTGTTTTCTAGGTGGCTGTAACAAAAGACGTTGTTTAGTCAATGAGAAGCTATTCTTGAAAAGAATTTATAGGCAGTCCTATCTAGGGGGTGATGTGGGTAAGGTCTACAAAAAGAAAAAAGAGTTTAGGAGAGCTTGGAAAACGATAAGAAATTGTCCATAATGTGCTCAATTATTGTGTAAGTGGTTCTCCGGACGATACTATTTGCGCTTTTTTGCTATAGTCAACTCGCTATTTTGGTAATCACCGCTTTATGAATGCTAATAGGCGCCCGATTCCTTCTTCATCGCCAGAGTCTCTTTCACCAATTCCTCCTAAAATAGCTCGTTCAACCCAGTCTCGCCGTTCTTATCGGCGGCAAGGCACTTTCAGCAGGGGGAAGGCGATCGCACTAGAGTCTTCGGTTCAGCTCACCATCAATGTGTTGCTGGCTATTATTGCTATCACTTCAATTGCTAACCTAGTACCCTATCTCCGGGCTCGCCAAGCAAAGTTAAGTACTTTGCAAGAGTCTGTGGCTCAAGCTGAAGAGAAAAACGCTAAGCTGCGATCGCAGTTTGACCGTAACTTTGATCCCGCCCAAGCCTCACAAATTATGCAAGAGCAAAGCGGTAGGGGCTATCCAAACCAGAAGAAAGTCATCTGGACTAAGCCACTAGATTAAAGGTCTCATTCCAGTTCCATAACTGCTGTGAATAAGTAACCCTGGCGATACAATCGAAAAGAAAGACTTTTCTAGATTGTATAAGGAACGCCCGTGGTAGATGCCCATAAAGATGGCCGCTCGAATGAGAGTTTTCAATTTGATTCAATAGAGGATGCGCTAGCAGATCTAACAGCAGGACGTTCTATCGTGGTGGTCGATGATGAGGACCGCGAGAATGAGGGCGATGTAATCTGCGCTGCTCAATTTGCCACTCCCGATATGATCAACTTCATGGCAGTAGAAGCCAGAGGATTGATCTGTCTAGCGATGACTGGAGATCGTCTAGACGAATTGGACCTCCCGCTGATGGTCACCAATAGTCCGTTTGAAGATGAAAGTGAGCAGACGGCTTTCACCGTTAGTATTGATGCTGCTTCGAAATGGGGAGTAACCACTGGAATCTCCGCTGAAGATAGAGCGCGGACTATTCAAGTTGCTATCAATTCCAAATCAACTGCACATGATTTACGACGGCCAGGACATATCTTCCCATTACGCGCTAGAGAAGGCGGTGTCTTAAAGCGAGTCGGCCATACTGAAGCGGGCGTAGATTTGGCTCGCCTAGCTGGGCTTTATCCAGCTGCTGTTATCTGCGAGATCTCTAATCCTGATGGCTCTATGGCCAGGCGTCCGGACCTGATAAATTATGCTAAAAAGCATCAGCTTAGATTTATTAGCATTGCGGATCTTATTAGCTATCGGCTGCGACACGAGCGATTTGTCAAGCGTGAAGCCGTTGCTGAAATGCCTTCTAAGTTCGGTGAGTTCAAAGTATATGCCTATCGCAACCAGCTAGATGGATCTGAACATATCGCGTTAGTCAAAGGCGATCCCGATACATTTGCACAAGAGCCGATTATGGTCCGAATGCATTCTGAATGTTTGACCGGAGATGCCCTCGGGTCGCTTCGATGCGACTGCCGGATGCAGCTTCAAGCGACGTTGAAGATGATTGAAAGTGCAGGTAAGGGCGTTGTGGTCTATCTGCGTCAGGAAGGACGCGGAATTGGTCTTGTGAATAAGCTAAAGGCATATTCTCTTCAAGACATGGGCTTAGATACGGTTGAGGCAAACGAGCGACTAGGTTTACCGGTAGACCAGCGAAACTATGGAATGGGCGCTCAGATTCTAATGGACTTAGGGATCAGTCAGTTTCGATTGATTACCAACAACCCTCGCAAAATTGCTGGGCTCAAGGGCTATGGTTTAGAAATGGTAGATCGAGTACCGCTATTGATCGAAGCGACTACTTATAATGCTGGATATTTGGCGACTAAGGCAAAGAAGCTTGGCCACTTTCTATTGCAGACATATCTAGTGACCGTGGCCATTCAGTGGAGCAGTGTAGAAGATGTGGGCCGAGATACAGTAGCCGAGCGCTATGAAAGATTAGAAAAACTTCGGCAGATAGGCGAAAGGCACGGGCTGCTGCTTCAAGAAGAAGCTCGCTCCGTAGCAGTAGCGGTATTTGGGCAGATGCCCTTAATTGCTCATTTGGGTTTAGATCAGCCAGGTCTGACTAGTGATCGCTGGTACAAGGATTGTAGGCATCCTTATGTGCGGGCGATCGCCTCTCTTCTAGATGAACTTATCAGCTGGCAAGATATCGAACAGTTGGAGTTTTTGGTCTCCGATGGCGGCGATCCCTTTACTCAGCTCAAAGTTCGACTAGATCGGCAAATCTTTCCATTATCAACTGAAAACCAAGGGCAACCTAACGTCATGCCCAGCGATATCTGTCAAAAACTAGACACTCAGCAGATCTACATGTTCTCTAGGCAGAGCATTGCTTCTGAATAAACAGCTTTCGATTGAACTTTAAACGCTTTTTAAGTTAAGGTTCGATTCGTCCTAGCTGACTAGGAAGCTGTGGTTTTGTTCCGGGAGCTGCTAAAACCGGCGCATTGACCTGCCGCCTAGCAAGTACTTCAGGGCGAATAGCCGCTACTGCGCGAGTGAACTGCAAATCCTCTGCTGTCCCTCTAAGCGCCGGGTTTGTTTCTAACTCACGCTGTTGCTGAGCGGTAAGAGAAACGTTAATATCCGGCGTAATCCCCCGAGTACTAATGTCTGTACCATCAGGCGTGTAGTAGTGAGCGACAGTGACCGCTATTCCAGATCCATCAGAGAGTCCATGCAAGCTCTGGACGAGCGCTTTGCCAAAAGTAGGACTACCGACAATAACTGCGCGGTCATTATCGCCTAATGCACCCGTGACAATCTCACTTGAGCTAGCTGAGCGACCATCAACCAGCACTGCCATGGGTAGATCGGTTACCGCTGTGCGGTTAGCTGTAATCTCATCATCATGGCCATCTCTATCGACCGTCCGAACGATACTGCCTCGAGGCAGCCACATCCGGCTAATCTCAATACTTGCCTGCAGCAATCCGCCTGGGTTCCCCCGCAAGTCTAATACAAAGGCTTCTGCTCCCTGTTCTGTGAGAGTATTGATAGCCTCATGCATTTGCTCAGCCGCATGGCCACTAAATTCATCTAGGTGAATATAACCGACTGAGATATCCTCATCTGTGTACAGAGCAGAGTCGACTGTCGAAACAAAAACTAGCTCTCTAGTTAGGATTAAGGTTTCCTCACTGTCATCTAGGCGGCGTAGTGTCAAGGAAAGTTGGCTGCCGCTATCTCCTCTAATGAGCTGCGAAGCGCCTTCAACGGTTAGATTTCGACTTGAGCGGCCGTCAATGATCAGCACTTTGTCTCCCGGTCGGATACCAGCTTTATCAGCCGGGGACTGGTCTAAAACGCTTGTTATTGTTAGTTCTTGGCCTTGCTTTTGCAATCTAATGCCGACACCGGATACTTCTCCTGAAGTCTGTTCTGTCAAAGCGCTGTACTGAGCCGGATTTAGAAATCGAGTATAGGGGTCATTCAGACTACTTAGTACGCGCCGCAACTCTCTATAGGCAGCGTCTGCAGAAGTATATTCTCCGCTAAGAAGGGTTTGACGAACCCCTAGCCAATCAACCCGATTAAAGTCACCGTCGACATATTCTTCGTAAATTAGCTGCCAAGCTTCATCTAAAACGGTTTTAGGGCTGTTTTGGAAGCTAGAGGCAACCGCAGTCTGAGTAGTTTGTGGTAGGACACCTGTCGCCATTGCTGGTAGGAGCAACGAAAGCACACCTAACGAACAGCGTTGTAGCGAGCCTAGAGCACAGGCAGTATTTTTCATTTAAGACAAGACAACAGAAGGACGTAAAGACGAAGATGCACTGAAGTCGGTTAGTGTTGTAACTAGCAATGGTCAGCTAGTGTAACTAGCAATGGACTCAGCATACACAGACCAAACGGCTGTGTTTATAGAACTGACATTAAAAGATATATCCAGTTGGCTAAATGTAGTCTAATTCTGAACACACAAAACAGCTAACTTCTAAGTTTTAGGAAGGTAAGGTGCTTCTATTCTTAGCTTATCCATACAAACATTTCCACTGTAGCTAATTGGAAGATCTTGAGCACTTAGTCCGAACAGTTACCGCGACCGATCGCTAAACGGTTTCTCTATACACAAGTTCATGACTCTCATTCATGACCCTCCTTAGGAGACGTATGATCGAAGGATCACGCGAGCTGTCTCACCGTATTCTTATGCATGGCTACATTCCACCCCAGCGATTTTTCCCTTACTTACAATGGCCACAGATTAGAGATTTGCCAGACAAGGCAAATACTTTGATTATTCAGCCAGTAGGCGCGATAGAGCAGCACGGTCCACATCTACCAATAATCGTAGATACCGTTATCGCTACCTCAATTATTGGTAAGGCGCTGCATCAGCTAGACGATGCGATCGCTGCCTACGCTTTGCCGCCCCTCTACTATGGCAAATCAAATGAACATAGTCAGTTTCCGGGCACAATTGCACTATCTGCTCAGACATTGACAGCAGTCCTGATGGAAACAGCTGAGAGTATTTACCACGCTGGGTTCCGGAAACTACTGCTAGTTAATGGACACGGAGGTCAGCCACAGATTCTAGAGATTGTGGCCCGAGATTTACGAGTGCAGCACGACGATCTGATGATATTTCCCCTATTTGTATGGGGCGTACCTCACCGAGTCGCTGAAATAGTCGGCCAAACAGAATACGACGAAGGCATTCATGCTGGAGATATCGAGACAAGCGTTTTGCTAGCGCTACTGCCTGAGCAGGTGAAAATGGCAGCGGCGGTAAGAGAATTTCCAAAGGCGTTTCCCCCAGGGAGCCTACTGAGTCTAGAGGGAAATCTACCCATGGCTTGGACGATGAAAGACTTGAGTCGAAGCGGGGTTGTCGGTGATGCGACAGCAGCAACCTCAGAGAAAGGAGAGGCAATTCTAAATTCTGTTTCAGCAGGGTGGGTCAAAGTGTTCGAAGAAATCTATCGATTTGAAGGACTTAGCCTACAAGATTGAGTTTGCAATTTTGCTAACGCATCCTATCGCTTTGCTAAACGTCTTTACTTAACAATTTAACCAAGCCAGTCACCTAGCCAGCTTCGCTGAGGAAGACCTCACTAGATAAGTCAGCTATAGGTGAGTCAACTCAGCAATCATTCCAACTCTTAGGGTGGTCTAATAAATAGGGGTTAACCCCAAAGAATCTGACAACCCATAGCATGGAAGAGAGCAAGATGAAGAC
It includes:
- the phoU gene encoding phosphate signaling complex protein PhoU, coding for MKDYFSTSLPTGAVFSNADNQSRLTANKRPSSMVIENSLSRTNNFDDEDTLNKSSAISPGNTQESSPTVADFDQPIPKTTPFISRSSLDRKIIRVQREVLKMGALVENSCFLAKEALCDRNLDAAKRLPIQDREIDALYRQIEVDCTNLLNLEAPVTQDLRLVSAFMQIVRDLERIGDYSKSIGNSAIKLFPYPAHESMHQIGVMLDRCRSMVALCLRSLSELDSEAGTELKRKDDIVDDDYERLYQQLVSTPFVVGSVEPIVLLVLVIRALERIADHATNVGRRVSFVVTGERN
- the psaM gene encoding photosystem I reaction center subunit XII, which produces MALSDSQIFLALALALIPGFLALRLATELYK
- the ribBA gene encoding bifunctional 3,4-dihydroxy-2-butanone-4-phosphate synthase/GTP cyclohydrolase II, whose amino-acid sequence is MVDAHKDGRSNESFQFDSIEDALADLTAGRSIVVVDDEDRENEGDVICAAQFATPDMINFMAVEARGLICLAMTGDRLDELDLPLMVTNSPFEDESEQTAFTVSIDAASKWGVTTGISAEDRARTIQVAINSKSTAHDLRRPGHIFPLRAREGGVLKRVGHTEAGVDLARLAGLYPAAVICEISNPDGSMARRPDLINYAKKHQLRFISIADLISYRLRHERFVKREAVAEMPSKFGEFKVYAYRNQLDGSEHIALVKGDPDTFAQEPIMVRMHSECLTGDALGSLRCDCRMQLQATLKMIESAGKGVVVYLRQEGRGIGLVNKLKAYSLQDMGLDTVEANERLGLPVDQRNYGMGAQILMDLGISQFRLITNNPRKIAGLKGYGLEMVDRVPLLIEATTYNAGYLATKAKKLGHFLLQTYLVTVAIQWSSVEDVGRDTVAERYERLEKLRQIGERHGLLLQEEARSVAVAVFGQMPLIAHLGLDQPGLTSDRWYKDCRHPYVRAIASLLDELISWQDIEQLEFLVSDGGDPFTQLKVRLDRQIFPLSTENQGQPNVMPSDICQKLDTQQIYMFSRQSIASE
- a CDS encoding S41 family peptidase, producing the protein MKNTACALGSLQRCSLGVLSLLLPAMATGVLPQTTQTAVASSFQNSPKTVLDEAWQLIYEEYVDGDFNRVDWLGVRQTLLSGEYTSADAAYRELRRVLSSLNDPYTRFLNPAQYSALTEQTSGEVSGVGIRLQKQGQELTITSVLDQSPADKAGIRPGDKVLIIDGRSSRNLTVEGASQLIRGDSGSQLSLTLRRLDDSEETLILTRELVFVSTVDSALYTDEDISVGYIHLDEFSGHAAEQMHEAINTLTEQGAEAFVLDLRGNPGGLLQASIEISRMWLPRGSIVRTVDRDGHDDEITANRTAVTDLPMAVLVDGRSASSSEIVTGALGDNDRAVIVGSPTFGKALVQSLHGLSDGSGIAVTVAHYYTPDGTDISTRGITPDINVSLTAQQQRELETNPALRGTAEDLQFTRAVAAIRPEVLARRQVNAPVLAAPGTKPQLPSQLGRIEP
- a CDS encoding creatininase family protein → MIEGSRELSHRILMHGYIPPQRFFPYLQWPQIRDLPDKANTLIIQPVGAIEQHGPHLPIIVDTVIATSIIGKALHQLDDAIAAYALPPLYYGKSNEHSQFPGTIALSAQTLTAVLMETAESIYHAGFRKLLLVNGHGGQPQILEIVARDLRVQHDDLMIFPLFVWGVPHRVAEIVGQTEYDEGIHAGDIETSVLLALLPEQVKMAAAVREFPKAFPPGSLLSLEGNLPMAWTMKDLSRSGVVGDATAATSEKGEAILNSVSAGWVKVFEEIYRFEGLSLQD